The following coding sequences are from one Musa acuminata AAA Group cultivar baxijiao chromosome BXJ1-6, Cavendish_Baxijiao_AAA, whole genome shotgun sequence window:
- the LOC135677754 gene encoding probable WRKY transcription factor 75 — protein sequence MHNYPTQFPTQQSSSSSTSFRSRHPSHLSSNMIGITPVFGSLRGGSSSGFSGLNDEMRATTSHGDAKNEIKPGKKKENKVRKRRYAFQTRSQVDILDDGYRWRKYGQKTVKNNKFPRSYYRCTHQGCNVKKQVQRLSRDESVVVTTYEGVHSHPTEKPNDNFEDMLNQMQIYSNFWS from the exons ATGCATAACTATCCAACCCAATTTCCTACACAgcagtcatcttcttcttccacttCCTTTCGCTCTCGGCATCCCTCCCACCTGTCATCCAATATGATCGGGATCACCCCCGTCTTTGGCAGTCTCCGTGGCGGTAGCTCAAGTGGGTTCTCGGGGTTGAACGATGAGATGAGGGCTACAACCTCCCATGGAGACGCAAAGAACGAGATAAAGCCcgggaagaagaaagagaataaGGTGAGGAAGCGACGCTATGCCTTCCAAACTCGAAGCCAAGTCGACATACTTGACGATGGATATCGCTGGAGGAAGTATGGGCAGAAGACGGTGAAGAATAACAAGTTCCCGAG AAGCTACTACCGGTGTACGCATCAAGGTTGCAACGTGAAGAAGCAAGTGCAGCGGCTGTCGAGGGATGAGAGCGTGGTGGTGACCACGTACGAGGGCGTGCACAGTCATCCCACAGAGAAGCCAAACGACAACTTCGAAGACATGCTGAATCAAATGCAGATCTACTCCAACTTTTGGAGCTGA